In the genome of Candidatus Eremiobacteraceae bacterium, one region contains:
- a CDS encoding M48 family metalloprotease — MRFVASTLIATLLWSAVAGAIHAPARAMSTAAEIALGKQQDAEIDSQSVISTDPFLTHWVQSTGANLAKYRARTDIDYQFEIIDSNEINSFAIAGGFIHVDMGLLNFVSSDDELAAVLGHEMGHVERRHVVTLNQKGNLLSILVGVLSVLSPIGYFLGGYGGDLAFYKFSRQDELQADQYGLLLMSRAGYDPQSTADVLSKLGGLEGDADTDKYFEDHPGAKDRVSHVLGYPELSKTNEPQLTAQALHDSDEGRFSYSLTKFDRALALSPSDSAAAGGKASVLTALKRDGTGAAPDPRVLSQLVGLPGDPEIAAAAANLGAAITVNAANMALAKDRTSSAGHEIEDFVRQLNALSGSVPNLGDPKVKGNNLSKAIDGLNRLNRDVNGTIDQTSDVISTAPGLLHDVSDTLGDLAGPLRDGQLTEKTRTLLPQYPSATAALASASDQLVGAVDDARGAVSTAGDAVQPLADYLAVLNKFVTTGGDIASKDMPAVQASLDKALAAWENSKAMADDASNVMYAAQARQLSARLDLLDLYSSPQRYDAYAKALTFRFGDVALPSYADAQAQKVSPGELGMASWLSYETKTPVAALLKQAQAGGVSCADLAVQRHLFVESLEIAEGLLLQNYIDEPQKT, encoded by the coding sequence ATGCGGTTCGTCGCCTCAACCCTCATAGCAACTTTGCTCTGGTCGGCGGTGGCCGGGGCCATCCACGCTCCTGCTCGTGCGATGAGCACCGCCGCGGAGATCGCGCTCGGCAAACAGCAAGACGCCGAGATCGACTCTCAAAGCGTCATCTCCACGGACCCGTTCCTCACACATTGGGTTCAAAGCACCGGCGCGAACCTCGCGAAATACCGGGCGCGCACCGACATCGATTATCAATTTGAAATCATCGATTCCAACGAGATCAACTCGTTCGCGATAGCCGGCGGCTTCATCCACGTCGACATGGGCCTCTTGAATTTCGTCTCGTCCGACGACGAACTGGCAGCCGTGCTCGGCCACGAGATGGGTCACGTCGAGCGCCGGCACGTGGTCACGCTGAATCAAAAAGGCAATCTTCTCAGCATTCTCGTCGGTGTGCTTTCGGTGCTCTCGCCGATCGGCTACTTCTTGGGCGGCTACGGGGGCGATCTCGCGTTTTACAAATTCTCTCGTCAAGACGAACTGCAGGCCGACCAATACGGTCTGCTCTTGATGTCGCGCGCGGGTTACGATCCACAGTCCACCGCCGACGTGCTTTCAAAACTCGGTGGGCTGGAAGGCGACGCCGACACCGACAAGTATTTCGAGGATCACCCGGGTGCGAAAGATCGCGTATCGCACGTGCTCGGATATCCCGAGCTCAGCAAGACCAACGAGCCGCAGCTAACGGCGCAAGCGCTGCACGATTCGGATGAAGGCCGGTTTTCGTATTCGTTGACCAAGTTCGACCGCGCCTTGGCGCTCTCGCCAAGCGATTCGGCAGCGGCCGGCGGAAAAGCATCGGTTTTGACGGCGCTCAAGCGCGATGGCACCGGTGCCGCGCCCGATCCCCGAGTACTCTCGCAATTGGTGGGACTTCCGGGCGATCCGGAGATCGCGGCGGCCGCCGCGAATCTTGGCGCGGCCATCACGGTGAACGCCGCCAACATGGCGCTTGCCAAGGATCGCACCTCGTCCGCCGGACACGAGATCGAAGATTTCGTCAGGCAACTCAACGCGCTGTCGGGCTCGGTGCCCAATCTCGGCGATCCAAAGGTCAAAGGAAATAATCTTAGCAAAGCGATCGACGGGCTCAATCGCCTCAATCGCGACGTCAACGGCACCATCGATCAAACGTCCGATGTCATCAGCACGGCGCCCGGATTGCTTCACGATGTCAGCGACACGCTCGGCGATCTAGCCGGGCCGTTGCGCGACGGTCAACTCACAGAGAAGACCCGCACGCTGCTTCCGCAATATCCTTCGGCGACGGCTGCGCTTGCGTCGGCGTCGGACCAGCTCGTCGGCGCGGTCGACGACGCGCGCGGTGCGGTTTCCACCGCAGGCGATGCGGTCCAGCCGCTCGCCGACTATCTCGCGGTACTCAACAAGTTCGTGACGACCGGCGGCGACATCGCGAGCAAAGACATGCCGGCGGTGCAGGCTTCGTTGGACAAAGCGCTTGCCGCATGGGAAAACTCCAAAGCCATGGCCGACGACGCATCGAACGTGATGTATGCGGCGCAGGCGCGGCAATTGTCGGCGCGGCTCGACCTATTGGATTTGTACTCGTCGCCGCAACGTTACGATGCCTACGCCAAAGCGCTCACATTCCGCTTCGGCGACGTGGCGCTGCCGAGTTACGCCGACGCGCAGGCGCAGAAGGTTTCGCCAGGCGAGCTCGGCATGGCATCGTGGCTCTCGTATGAGACGAAGACGCCGGTGGCCGCGTTGCTCAAACAAGCGCAGGCCGGCGGCGTATCGTGCGCCGATCTCGCCGTGCAACGTCATCTGTTCGTGGAGTCGCTCGAGATCGCCGAAGGGTTGCTGCTGCAGAACTATATCGACGAGCCGCAGAAGACCTGA
- a CDS encoding response regulator transcription factor — MKILVVEDDAQLADVVRRGLAESGHVVDIEGDGEAGELAARGGAYDVIVLDVMLPLKDGFSVARALRAADVHTPILMLTARDTVEDTVTGLDCGADDYLRKPFVFRELEARLRSVTRREPIPVNNELCVDDLTMDLGSRRVKRGERDVTLTARETAFLEYLMRNAGLLVTRPMLENALWERDRETTSNLIEVYMRRLRTKLGAAGEPALIHTVRGAGYRFGPPDKRDEG; from the coding sequence ATGAAGATCCTTGTCGTCGAAGACGATGCGCAACTCGCCGACGTCGTGCGCCGCGGATTGGCTGAGAGCGGTCACGTCGTTGATATCGAAGGGGACGGAGAAGCAGGCGAGCTTGCGGCGCGCGGCGGCGCGTACGACGTGATCGTCCTCGACGTCATGCTTCCGCTCAAAGACGGCTTTTCGGTCGCGCGGGCGCTGCGGGCCGCCGACGTCCACACGCCGATCCTCATGCTGACGGCGCGCGACACGGTCGAAGATACGGTCACCGGCCTCGACTGCGGCGCCGACGACTACCTGCGCAAACCGTTTGTCTTCCGCGAACTCGAGGCGCGATTGAGATCGGTCACGCGGCGCGAACCCATCCCGGTGAACAACGAGCTATGCGTCGACGACCTGACCATGGATTTGGGCTCGCGACGGGTGAAGCGAGGCGAGCGCGACGTGACCCTCACCGCGCGTGAGACCGCCTTCCTCGAGTATCTCATGCGCAACGCGGGACTTCTCGTCACACGGCCGATGCTCGAGAACGCGCTCTGGGAACGCGATCGCGAGACCACTTCGAATCTGATAGAAGTTTACATGCGCCGCTTGCGCACCAAGCTCGGCGCCGCAGGCGAGCCCGCGCTCATCCATACCGTTCGCGGCGCCGGTTATCGTTTTGGACCGCCTGACAAACGCGATGAAGGCTAG
- a CDS encoding HAMP domain-containing sensor histidine kinase: MKARGLRSRLTLAYASALVIGLVVFAVVSVVLLDRAFKVLVDQRLRSAAQAAASITDDAAQGANLDANDQRQFARIIGVKLDGALIQSDGKILISSAAAVPIEVRALARGDRTSSRLVTLTPAEPGWDRIRVAIAPFVRDGVVSGAAVAWRADDAIEDIDRPAVIAFAVAIPVIVALAALAGGMITRRGLAPLTAMANIASDIEASDLTRRLNAPKGDDELGLLCATFDRMLDRLQAAFERQRRFTADASHELRAPLSVIRAEADLALRKPRDGAEYKHALQAIANETDRLESLIGDLLVVARADEGGVSKPALVDFSASTREAADRLQSVADAKGVRLSSWVQPDLTVFADPESLSRVPVVLLDNAVKFAPAGGNVNISAERNGTAAILRVRDDGPGFSQIGLERATSRFWRENPARGRGGSGLGLAIARAIVEQAGGTIALANSPSGGAEVTVRVPLAIN; encoded by the coding sequence ATGAAGGCTAGGGGCCTTCGCTCCAGACTCACGCTCGCATACGCGTCGGCGCTGGTTATCGGGCTCGTCGTGTTCGCCGTGGTTTCCGTCGTCTTGCTCGATCGCGCGTTCAAGGTGCTGGTGGATCAGCGGTTGCGTTCGGCTGCGCAAGCGGCGGCGTCCATCACGGACGACGCGGCGCAGGGTGCGAATCTCGATGCGAACGATCAACGTCAGTTCGCGCGGATCATCGGCGTGAAACTCGACGGTGCGCTCATCCAATCCGACGGAAAGATCCTCATCTCAAGCGCCGCCGCGGTTCCCATCGAAGTCCGTGCGCTCGCACGCGGCGATAGAACGTCATCGCGGCTCGTGACGCTCACGCCCGCCGAACCCGGCTGGGATCGGATTCGCGTGGCCATCGCGCCGTTTGTTCGCGACGGGGTGGTGAGCGGTGCCGCGGTCGCCTGGCGCGCCGACGATGCGATCGAAGACATCGACAGACCCGCCGTCATCGCATTCGCCGTCGCCATTCCGGTCATCGTCGCGCTTGCGGCGTTAGCCGGCGGGATGATCACGCGGCGCGGCTTGGCGCCGCTCACCGCCATGGCCAACATCGCGTCCGACATCGAAGCATCCGATCTCACTCGCCGCCTAAACGCGCCGAAAGGCGACGATGAGCTCGGCCTCCTGTGCGCAACGTTCGACCGGATGCTCGACCGCCTTCAGGCGGCGTTCGAACGGCAACGCCGCTTCACCGCGGATGCGTCGCACGAATTGCGGGCGCCGCTTTCGGTCATCCGGGCCGAAGCCGACCTGGCATTGCGCAAGCCGCGCGATGGCGCGGAGTACAAACACGCCTTGCAAGCCATCGCCAACGAAACGGACCGCTTGGAATCGCTAATCGGCGATCTGCTCGTCGTGGCGCGCGCCGATGAGGGCGGCGTATCGAAGCCCGCGTTAGTCGATTTCTCCGCGTCCACGCGCGAGGCCGCCGACCGCCTTCAGTCGGTTGCCGATGCCAAAGGAGTCCGCCTCAGCTCGTGGGTGCAGCCCGACCTCACCGTTTTCGCCGACCCCGAGTCGCTTTCGCGCGTGCCGGTCGTGCTGCTCGACAACGCGGTGAAGTTCGCGCCGGCCGGCGGCAACGTCAATATATCGGCCGAACGCAACGGCACCGCCGCCATACTTCGCGTCCGCGACGACGGTCCGGGCTTCTCGCAAATCGGACTTGAGCGAGCCACGAGCAGATTCTGGCGAGAGAATCCGGCACGCGGACGCGGCGGCAGCGGTCTGGGCCTCGCGATCGCGCGGGCCATCGTCGAGCAGGCCGGCGGAACCATCGCGCTTGCGAACTCGCCGTCGGGCGGCGCGGAAGTCACCGTGCGCGTTCCCTTGGCGATCAATTGA
- a CDS encoding AAA family ATPase — MISTPIFCRRFIGRQRELQFLVDLRREAAKAHGGIALVAGDAGVGKSRLVREFLDGTHAARGRIAIAQCRAFGSRPYGPLLDLLETFSPESAEIKPAVSQHAQHEMLVDGILAAADKHALIGIIEDFHWADLGTAAVLALLSESLANRRILLVVTYRSDELHADHPLFIPLGSLLRNRAVRRLELAALSARESGELIDAALDGLAANVTRQTRRDIARVGEGNPFFTEELLKGTVDRDFAGRLGSSLPTTVRAAILQRIEPLDARDRQILTQAAVIGRRFDCDLLAETLGSTFDALLPTLQQARRCQLVEETDEPRVFRFRHALTREAVYDDLLAAQRRPLHERIAVALEASHNENAVDDLAYHWWASGDRAKALQYGERAGDVALKLFEHGGAIAAYERTLALLDPAGRDAARVNEKIGTSYYRAGLMDRAIEHYALAWDFFRDTRDDPSYIFRLTRNMCGALYNDGRAPDALAFWTEALKVVVACGDARVADLARISYGAYLIDDGQVDQTLAILHSVDEGRLADDPELAIPFWGATCVASAFQGDRERLRIAVDRLCTTRKERALLGPFNDAVGEAGTAALIVGDSASARRCLSAGLDACVTFKSTSMLLADTLLSNAIERTFAGEYAEARAMYLRALTLVGETKVSWYRAWFVALWVGSATGDAALLADEPDRATIDMAFDTGRVQLFGPLVAIYALILVGRGESEPARVLLRRALAAASAATLSLGTFPLIIVAAQLCDASDIDAVLVLASRDAAKGAAPAAAADLAAAMLARRFGKSEDASAAANRAAAGFAAISWPYFESLALDEAGDAAAARTIRERIGHVEPHSPQVSGDDGVSRLLNGRALEIARLVASGRSNREVAATLFVSVKLVEKHLSSIYRKLGVRSRGQLAARLLAP, encoded by the coding sequence GTGATCTCGACACCGATCTTCTGCCGCCGGTTTATCGGACGGCAGCGTGAGCTGCAGTTTCTCGTCGACCTGCGACGAGAAGCGGCGAAGGCGCACGGCGGCATCGCGCTCGTGGCCGGGGACGCAGGAGTCGGCAAATCGCGATTGGTTCGCGAGTTTCTCGACGGCACGCATGCCGCTCGCGGCCGCATCGCGATCGCCCAATGCCGGGCTTTCGGAAGCCGCCCATACGGGCCGCTGCTCGACCTGCTCGAGACGTTCTCACCCGAATCTGCGGAGATAAAGCCTGCCGTCTCGCAACACGCTCAGCACGAAATGCTTGTCGACGGCATACTCGCGGCCGCCGACAAGCACGCGTTGATCGGCATCATCGAAGATTTCCACTGGGCCGATCTCGGGACTGCGGCCGTGCTCGCGCTGTTGAGCGAATCGCTTGCGAATCGGCGCATACTGCTCGTCGTGACCTATCGAAGCGACGAACTCCACGCCGACCATCCGCTCTTCATCCCATTGGGATCTCTGCTGCGAAATCGCGCGGTGAGGCGCCTCGAACTTGCAGCCCTTTCCGCGCGTGAGTCTGGCGAGCTCATCGATGCGGCGCTCGATGGCCTGGCGGCAAACGTCACACGTCAAACCCGCCGCGACATCGCGCGCGTCGGCGAAGGCAACCCCTTCTTCACCGAGGAGCTCCTCAAGGGCACTGTGGATCGCGATTTTGCGGGCCGTCTCGGGAGTTCGCTGCCCACCACGGTGCGCGCCGCCATATTGCAGCGCATCGAGCCGCTCGATGCTCGGGATCGCCAGATTCTCACTCAGGCCGCGGTGATCGGCCGCCGTTTCGATTGCGACTTGCTGGCGGAAACGCTTGGATCGACATTCGACGCGCTGTTGCCCACGTTGCAGCAGGCTCGCCGTTGTCAGCTGGTTGAAGAGACCGACGAACCGCGAGTTTTCCGATTCAGACATGCGCTCACGCGCGAGGCCGTGTACGACGATCTGCTCGCCGCTCAGCGGCGCCCGCTTCACGAGCGGATCGCGGTTGCGCTCGAAGCGTCGCACAACGAAAACGCCGTCGATGATCTTGCTTATCACTGGTGGGCATCGGGCGATCGCGCAAAGGCGTTGCAATATGGCGAGCGGGCAGGCGATGTCGCGCTCAAACTGTTCGAGCACGGCGGTGCGATCGCCGCATACGAGCGGACGCTCGCGCTGCTCGATCCGGCCGGACGCGATGCGGCCCGCGTGAACGAGAAGATCGGAACCAGCTACTACCGCGCCGGACTCATGGATCGTGCGATCGAACATTATGCGCTCGCATGGGACTTCTTCCGCGACACTCGCGACGATCCGTCATACATATTCCGGCTCACGCGGAATATGTGCGGCGCCCTGTACAACGACGGCCGGGCTCCAGACGCGCTCGCGTTTTGGACCGAGGCGCTCAAGGTCGTTGTCGCGTGCGGCGACGCCCGAGTCGCCGATCTCGCGCGCATTTCGTATGGTGCCTATCTCATCGATGACGGTCAGGTCGATCAGACGCTCGCGATCCTTCACTCCGTTGACGAGGGCCGCTTGGCCGACGATCCCGAGCTGGCGATTCCGTTCTGGGGCGCCACATGTGTCGCGAGCGCATTTCAAGGCGATCGCGAACGTTTACGGATTGCGGTGGACCGACTTTGCACCACGCGTAAAGAGCGCGCGCTTCTTGGACCGTTCAACGATGCCGTCGGCGAAGCGGGCACGGCGGCTCTGATAGTCGGCGATTCCGCTTCTGCGCGCCGGTGTCTGTCCGCAGGGCTCGATGCATGCGTGACGTTCAAGTCGACTTCGATGCTTCTCGCGGACACACTGCTGTCGAACGCCATCGAGCGGACCTTCGCCGGAGAGTACGCGGAAGCCAGAGCGATGTATTTGCGCGCGCTCACGCTTGTGGGCGAAACCAAGGTGAGTTGGTATCGCGCATGGTTCGTCGCGCTTTGGGTTGGCTCCGCGACCGGAGACGCAGCGCTTCTCGCCGACGAGCCCGATCGAGCCACTATCGACATGGCTTTCGATACCGGGAGGGTGCAGCTCTTCGGCCCGCTCGTCGCGATCTATGCGTTGATTCTCGTCGGCCGCGGCGAGAGCGAGCCCGCTCGAGTTCTCCTGCGAAGGGCGCTCGCGGCAGCGTCCGCCGCAACGCTTTCGCTCGGCACCTTTCCGTTGATCATCGTCGCGGCGCAGTTGTGCGATGCTTCTGATATCGATGCCGTCCTTGTGCTCGCGAGCCGCGATGCTGCAAAAGGTGCTGCTCCGGCGGCAGCCGCCGATCTCGCGGCCGCGATGCTCGCTAGGCGCTTTGGCAAGTCCGAGGATGCGAGCGCCGCCGCAAACCGCGCGGCTGCCGGATTTGCTGCCATCAGCTGGCCGTATTTCGAGTCGCTTGCGCTCGACGAGGCTGGGGATGCTGCGGCCGCGCGCACCATTCGCGAGCGCATCGGCCATGTCGAACCGCACTCGCCGCAGGTGAGCGGCGACGACGGAGTAAGCAGGTTGCTGAACGGGCGCGCGCTGGAAATAGCACGCCTCGTCGCGAGCGGGCGCTCCAATCGTGAAGTTGCCGCCACGCTCTTCGTCAGCGTGAAGCTGGTTGAGAAGCACCTCTCTTCGATCTATCGCAAACTCGGCGTGCGCTCGCGTGGCCAGCTTGCCGCGCGCCTGCTCGCACCGTAA